One Hoplias malabaricus isolate fHopMal1 chromosome 12, fHopMal1.hap1, whole genome shotgun sequence genomic window, AACGAGACAGACTGGAATACAGGAAGGTAGATAGACAGATTGACAGGAAGATAGACAGATTTCTGGGAGCAGAAGCTCCCAGAAATACACAAGAGAAATGGTACATGGTTTTACATGTGTAATTACTTATAGTAAACACCCAATGTTGTGAATGTGACTTTGTTTCTTGTTGCAGTGGGTCTGCGGTGCATGGGGAAGTTTCGCTGTGGCTCCTCTCGCTGCATCAGCAGCTCTGCTCAATGTGACGGACATGTGGACTGTGAACATGGAGAGGATGAACTCAGCTGTGGTGAGGGCTTAATTATTCAAGAATGATTAATACCGATGTGCTCATCACATCTGTTCATAGATTTGATGAAGGATGAATCACAATGGCTACTAGGATTTGCCACTGGGACACATCCACACAGTTGTGTACCTCAGCATCACATGGTGTTTCGCCATTTATCACAAGGCAGGCCCACCGCAGGTTGATCAAGCCTGGGGGTGTTTCTAATGGTTTATCTGTTTGTCTTAGCAGTGCAGATGATGCCATTCCTTTTCATCCACAGCCAGAGGAACAGTTACTGATCCTCTCTGCCATGTTGACGAGCTCTTTGCTTGCCCGCTTTTGAGCCTGTCCACTGATTCCAATCTCCCTGAGAAGATCTGCTGTTGTTCTGGCTACAAAGCCCTGCACCCCACCTCCACTGGGCACACCTTAATCTTCCATCCTTTGTCCTCCGCTTCCATTGCTAAGTTGTAGTACCGAAGCTTCTGTCGCTCATAAGCTTCCTCAATGGTGTCTTCCCAGGGTACTGTCAGCTCGATGACATAAGCACATCTGGAGAAATTAGACCAGAGGACGAGGTCTGGTCGCAGAGAGGTCATTGAGATCTCCGGAGGGAAAATGAGCCGGTGCTCTTGCATCTGCCAGTCCCTGGCTGCGTTCAGTGGGCTAAAGTCAGGTGTTGAGGGACTCGCTCTTTGCTTCTCCCCTTCTGAACAAATGGTGGTGTGTGATGGATACCCTTTTATACTCAAGTGTATCAGGTAGACACCTGAGGACCTGGATTTGTCTCCATGTGTATCTGCCTTGAGTGGGTCTCATCCTGCAGCCAACCCAGATGTGCTTAAGTGATGCTGGAGCTGTACACAGAGGACAAGATGGGTCCTTTCCGAGCCACAGCTGCAGATTTATGGAAGAAGATAGTGCATCGTACAATGAAGCTCAGCCTTTTGGATTCCATGCCCCAGAGTTCACTACATAGCAGCTTCTTCTTCTCAACACCTTTCCAGTTCATTCATCTGCCATGTATGGCTTGTGCTACTGCTCTGGCCCATGTGGCTGCTTCTTCCTGTCGATGCACCTCCTCTACCACCAGAGAGGTGTCACTGCTCCAAAGACTCCTCTGCCTTATTAGACATGGCCCACTATGTCACGGTGGAGGAGAGCAGCTTTGACCTGTAGCACAGCTGTGGCTGGTGTCCACTTCTTCTCTGTTCTTAATGTAGACACCAAATCACTTACCACAGGGTTGAGGGTtgtcttgaatttcccctggggatcaataaagtaagtaagtaagtaagtaagtaagtaagtatctatctatctatctatctatctatctatctatctatctatctatatctatctatctatctatctatctatctatctatctatctatctatctatctatctatctatctgagGGATTCAGTGATTTGAACTCCTAGACCAGGCCATCCAGTGGTAGAGGCAGGGCTCCGTCGATGTACAGTCCAACACTGCTAAGGCATCTTGGAAGATCAAGTCATTTCTTCACCTGAGAGCTCACTGATCTTTCCATATGCTGGGCGTGGGCTAGGGGGACCTCATACATGGTCAGGGGTCACAAGAGTCTGGGTAACAGCCCAAACTGGAGGCACCAGAGCTTCAGTTTCCCTGGGAGTTTAAattcttttgatttttttttttttttttggcatgaTCTTAAAAAGCCTTTTACAATTTCAGAGTATCTAATAGTGGAGGGACCAGTGGAAAATACCTAAAACAATTTGGAAAAACATCTGAGGTACATTTAAGGCATTTAGCAgttgctcttatccagagcgacatacaaggttactggtattacaggtaggcaaacgcagtgttaggagtcttgcccaaggactcttattggtatTGCACAGACTGGTTGCCCAGACCTGGAATCAAACCCAGGTCTCTCACATGGGAGCCAATGATGTTACCACTGTACCACAGCAACCACAAGTAGATTTTCTTCTATCAGTGATGATATTCTGTCAGGTGTTAGTGATGATGCACCATTATGTATTGAATCTGACAGACTTTAtctctggtttgtgtgtgtagtgcgtGTGAGTGGGAAAAGTTCAGTGCTGCAGGTGCTGAGTGAGGGGGTATGGAGTACAGTGTGTTCAGAAGACTGGGATCCTGCGCTGGGCTCCTCTGCCTGTAAACAGCTGGGATACTCCAGGTAAAGATAAGAAGTGTTCTGTTATTGGAGTACAGTATAATTTATTAATCCCTGTTCAATTTCTGattcacacacacggacattcCTAGTGAATTGGATGGACTTAAAGTTCCTCAACCTCCAAAGGGctgaggagcagtggaactgtgttttctgaaatgGCAGCCCTCCTCCTCTGAGCAAGGCtggaatgagctggagtggcatttgtaagaattattaataaaataaaaactttttaaagAGGAGGTTTCCACAAACGTCTGGAGATTGTTGGTGTTGAAAATCCCATGAATCAGTGGGAAATCAACGTGTTTTCAAGACTGAGTACATTGTCCCAGCATGAAAACCCCAGATATGAAATATTACCTTGTTTTATCACTGATCTGATATctcatttgttattttcttcAGCCTTTCTCCATAGAAACAACATGTCCACAAGTGTCCTCTAACacattgttgtttttctttccctGCCTTTCAGCCATGTGCGGTCTGGatcactctcactctccaaAATAGAACAGGACCTTCAGAATAACCTGGTGTCCATCAGCACAAATCAACCTGGCCCACTGCACGCCATTAAGATACACAACTCTTCTAGTCTCAGGTGTGCTGCAGTAGTACTTTGTGCTCTCATTATGTAGTTTTATGTTTTAAGGATGAGGCTCAGGACTGGCTATCGCTGTTATGATCCAAAGACAGGGTGGTTGATTGGTTGATTGTCATTGGCAACACTTTATCAATGGAATAAAACTTTTCCTCTCTTTGCTCTCTTTCCTGTTTGTAGACTGCTTTATTTTGTTACTGGAGACAGTTCATGAACagaactccactgaccataaagaaGCACTTTAGTTCTCAGAGTAGAGACTGTACTTCATCTATTACTCTGCATATTTGATTAGTCCTCccaccctgttcctcagcgttcaggacccccacagagcaggtgtgatgtggtggtggatcattctcagcgctgcagtgacactgacgtggtggtggtgtgttagtgtgtgttgtgctggtgtagagtggatcagacacagcagtgctgctggagtttttaaacccctcagtgtctggactgagaacagtccaccgaccaaaaacatccagccgacagcgtcctgtgtcactgatgaaggactagaggacgagcgacacacactgtgcagcgacagatgagctactgtctctgactctacatctacaaggtggaccaaaagtggcacagagtgtgtgtgtgcaccaattataccagtgcaacacacacttgAATGCAAAAcgcttctgtatggtcagtggagctgattagttctaattgtggggaaacacaaagaaataaaatatatttagttatACTTTTACAGTACTATAACATATGTAGCTGATGCAAGTGTAGAAAGTAAACAGAGCTGATTTTCAACCTTCAGACTATAATAAGGTCTGTGCTCTATTTGGTGTGTTTCTTTTACTGTATGAAGAGCTAGAATGGCTTTACTATCTCTGGACCTGTGCCATTGCATCACCATGTAATTAAAGCTGCAGCACTTTCTATGTAAACTTATCTTCACTGCTACCCATtactacaattacacacacatataaacacacacacacattatatatatatatatatatcacatgcaacactccctctttctctcttgcccctccctctctctctctctcacacacacacacagacagctctTTGTTCTGAAGCTGGGAGCTTAAAGCATTAACAGTGTAGCCCTCATAACAcacaaggatttttttaattattattgttgttgtttttttcatgaACATATCAGCGTGCTGTGGATTACAAAGTTTAATGCCCACATTCcttcaaaacaacacatgaGCATGACTTTGTTAAAGTTAATCTCAAATAttaaaccatccatccatccattatctgtaaccgcttatccaatttagggtcgcggggggtccagagcctacctggaatcattgggcgcaaggcgggaatacaccctggaggggacgccagtccttcacagggcaacacacacacacacattcactcacacactcacacctacggacacttgagtcgccaatccacctgcaacgtgtgtttttggactgtgggaggaaaccggagcacccggaggaaacccacgcggacacggggagaacacaccaactcctcacagacagtcacccggagcgggaatcgaacccacaacctccaggcccctggagctgtgtgactgcgacactacctgctgcgccaccgtgccgccctcaaatATTAAACCATGCCTGTTAATCAAAgtgatatatttacatatttagatGTTATTTCCACCACAAAACCACACCGACATGTTCTTTATTTTCACTACAGGGGTGTCTTAACTATTAAACTATTCATGTGATAATGACTGGTAAATTAATTTTCAACTTTCTCTCTGTCCAGTAAAACTGAATGCAGTTCAGGACAAGTGATCACTCTCAAGTGTTTGGGTaagaaaaaaaacctctctGATATTCAATTCACCACAGAtggattttatattatttatactgGTCTATTATTCCTGCAATTTAGAATTTCTAAAGtgtaaaatatgcattttttgtCATTGCACAGCAATATAAAGAATTGTGCATCTGCATTTaatccatctgtggcagtgaacacgcAAACACACTAGTGAAGTAGGGACAATGCATCTAGGGAGGAATTGGTAATTAGATGACTTACAGCCATGGATGTTAAGGGAGGGCTGTACCATCACTTCACTTGCCTTTTTTGACATGTAGAAGGGATAAAACCAGCAAATTTCCAATCCCAAACTGAAAGAAATGGAGATAAAATATTTTGATCTGACAAATATAAATAGCCTATGCATTGCTAGCTATAATTTTGAAAATATGTTCTTATTGGATATGTAAAAAAATTGAAATGGTTTGAAATATAGTTACAGACATAATGTtacaaaaaaaggaaatttCTGTGTAAAGGTATAGTGGAGTAAAGGTGTCAGGAGCAGAGAAAGAAATCAAACataatcagtgtgtgttgttctctgctcttttttcccctATAGCCAGTAAACAGACTATAAAATATAGCACTATCTTCTATGTCTGACCCTTTTACAACTATAAATTATTATCTATCTCTCTAATATTGTGTATACATGCATgtacatgtttgtttgtgtgtgtgtgtgtgtgtgtgtgtgtgtgtgtgtgtttagagtgtGGCTCCAGGCGTCAGTTCAATGTACGTATTGTTGGAGGTAACTTGTCTGGTGAGGGTCAGTTTCCCTGGCAGGTGAGCCTTCACTTCCAGAGTGAACACTTGTGTGGAGGATCTATTATAGAATCACGCTGGATATTAACTGCTGCACACTGTGTTTATGGGTGAGTACACACTCCTAAATagagacccacacacacaacttagATCAGTTTTAAATCATAAAAGTTGTAAATCATAAATCTTTCTGATTAATTCattatatctatctatctgcaTATGTAAAGCAACCTGGTATATAAATCAAACGTAAAGTGGCACATGATtaaatagtttttattttagaaataattgtattatttctGTTCTCAGCTTTGTATTcccacgtctgtggacagtgcTCGTGGGATTGACCGAGCAGCCGGTCAGTGGGGCCAAATACCTCTCTGTGGAGAAGATTTTTTATCATGATCGCTACCGGCCAAAAGCCCTGGATTACGATATAGCTTTACTTAAACTTGTGGAGTCACTCACCTTCAATGGTAATGGATAGGCCTTCTGTAATTTGGGTTAATATATTTATGGCTGACTGTGTTATAAGCCCATTATCCCTTCTGGAATTGAGCCCCTGTATTAGCTACACTAGCGATGTAGCTCTGGTACTACAACTAAATAAGCCATTGTTGGAAATTAATCATATTTTGTCTAATTAACTAAGTTTGGAGTAAGAAGAAAATCACTCTGAACCCTGTAACCTGTAAAGATTCTTCAGTGAAGACTAAATATTCTGTGCCGAGCTAGTTAATAGCCATTGTTAGTTTGTGTGCTACATTGCTACACAGTCAGAAAAACTCTCTGTGGTGATGCCCCCAATTAAACATTTCCAGGACCTTTacttagggaacataattgtaacttattgtattataattgtagatttaaaattgttttgatTTCATCTAAAGGactgttttttttacacatttaacttAAAATTTAAATAGTCACCTCTCCATCCAGAGAagtgaatgtaatgtacctttagggaacaaaacatGACTTTAAAACCACCTTTAAAACCACCTTTAAAACCACCTGTTGCACCTTTAAAGgctcatttacactgtttggaTCTTTAGTGACCAAATATGTGGTCTAAGACTGTAGAACAGTTATTATACCCTTTTAAAATAGACTATGAGTAGGTTACATACAAATAGGTTGTAAATTTATTCTAAAGCTACCTAAAGGTTTTATATGAATGGCCCCTCCTTTTCCTCTCTTCTTCAGGCTACGTCGAACCCATCTGTCTGCCTAATTTCGAAGAGGAATTTGAGGATGGGAAAATGTGCTGGATTTCAGGTTGGGGAGCCACTGAGGATGGGGGTGAGTCTGGGGGGTAATAATTGTTTTGCGAGTTCATATCATGCCTAATGTTGGCAGTTTGAGAAAacagaaggaagagagagacatacCCAGAGCTTAAATAGTTATTAGTCATTCATTCCTTTAGTTTTCTTAATAAAATCAGTGTTACTTTCAGcaaaaagtaatttaaaagaGTGCTGTTTCTGAAGtaacacttttttaaatttaaagttatGTTTGGGTCTAGAAACAAAACCAGTTTTTTTAAACGTAGTGCCATCACATCTTGATAAATAAACTTTATCcagaaaaaaattacatatcCATAAATAATTAtccacaattcattcattcactgtctgtaacccttatccagttcagggcggcggtgggttcagagtctacccaaaatcactgggtgcaaggtggta contains:
- the tmprss3a gene encoding transmembrane protease serine 3; its protein translation is MTNPEMEETAVGAAAGHEIQNGNTEAPGSGEIEAICIQALETEQASTASIEVVSVGDEDFHTHSDLSVRAHDNHNGSLAAPNNPTPPASESTGNPEGQSETPNINQAQPCPAMPVTKVQPFLSAEEKTLRGRLVARRMELLIGACVFLVLILVLGIGLGVGLRCMGKFRCGSSRCISSSAQCDGHVDCEHGEDELSCVRVSGKSSVLQVLSEGVWSTVCSEDWDPALGSSACKQLGYSSHVRSGSLSLSKIEQDLQNNLVSISTNQPGPLHAIKIHNSSSLSKTECSSGQVITLKCLECGSRRQFNVRIVGGNLSGEGQFPWQVSLHFQSEHLCGGSIIESRWILTAAHCVYGFVFPRLWTVLVGLTEQPVSGAKYLSVEKIFYHDRYRPKALDYDIALLKLVESLTFNGYVEPICLPNFEEEFEDGKMCWISGWGATEDGGEASVSLHSASVPLISAKACSHPDVYQGYISPGMICAGYLEGGTDSCQGDSGGPLACEDSSVWKLVGATSWGQGCAERNKPGVYTRITKVLTWIHQEMEKEEALKPSPVSTDN